CAGCAAACAGTGCCAACACATTAAGAGGTTTGACCATACTGAATACCAGAGCGAACAACACTATGGTAATCAGCAGCTTCCCCGCTTCGCCCTTATAAAACGCTTTGGCTATATCCCTGCTTGAACGCGCACCCCGAACAGCGAACAGTCGCCATGCAAAGTACGCATTTGGCAGCAGACATATCAGCCCACCCAGAACAATGGACAGTGCACCGATTTGATCGAATGCCAGTAAACTCAGCCCCAGCACCAGACTCAGGCCGAGCTGGCTGATCAGGATACGCTTTACCGGCGCCTGCCTGGCCTTTTGCCGCTCATTCACCTGAGTACTCCAATGATTTGCCTGGAGGATTCGAACAAATTTTACCCAGCATTAAAGCGTTGGGCATTATATTGCCTCGTAGTAGAGGCTTCAACTTGAAAAGCTTGGAAAAAAGGTCATGCTTCCTTTTTTTATACTAAAGTTTTCGTAGGCATTGACCATTGACACAAACTGAAATCTGGATTAGCACACGATCACATTCTTATGATTATTCTGGTGCCACCTGATTGAGGATTTTCTCCAGCTGCTCCACATCCTTGTATTCGATGATCAGCTTGCCACTGCCTCTCGCACTGTGACGAATGCTGACACTGTCTCCAAACAGTCGTTGCAGCCGGCTTTGATGGGACTCAATCCACGGCTCAGCCGCAGTCATTTTCGCAGCCTGCTCCGGCACCGGCGTCAGCAACTTGCGCACCAGTGCTTCGGTCTGTCGCACTGACAAACCACGAGCGACCACTTCCTCCGCAGCCATCATCTGATCGGCCGAGGTCAAGGCCAGCAGTGCACGCGCATGACCCATTTCCAGGTCGCCGTGCTCGAGGCGCAGTTTGACGCTGTCCTCCAGAGAAAGCAATCGCAGCAAATTGGCCACAGCACTACGTGACTTACCGACGATGTCGGCCACTTCCTGCTGGGTCAGCTGGCTGCTTTCCTGCAGACGCTGCAGTGCTCGGGCTTGCTCTAGCGGGTTCAGATCTTCACGCTGAATATTTTCCACCAGCGCCAGCACTAATGCATCGGCATCCGATACCTGTCGTACCAGTGCCGGTACCTTGTCCAGTCCGGCCAGCTGGCTGGCGCGCCAGCGACGCTCACCGGCGATCAGTTCAAACTTGTCTCCCTGTGGTCTTACTACCACAGGTTGCATGACACCTTGTTGACGGATGGAGGCGGCCAGTTGCTCCAGACTTTCCGGCTCAATGACCTGACGCGGTTGCGCCATCCCCGGAATGATCAGAGCAACATCAAGAAAGCGCAGGGTTGGCACGGCAGAAGGTTCTGTCTGCTCTTCGCTGTCGCCCCCCTGAGGCTCACTTAGCCAGGATTCGATAGTGGGTTCGTCAATGCTGCTGACACTGACTGGCTGACGGCCGGCTCCCAGCAGGGCATCCAGTCCGCGTCCGAGGCCACGCTTCTTCGTACTCATCAGCCTGCCTTAGCTCGCCAGTTGGGTGTGTTGCTGCTTGCGGTTAAGCTCGCCCGCCAGTGCCAGATAAGCCACCGCGCCGCGTGACTGTTTATCGTACAGCAGTGCTGGCAGGCCATGGCTGGGCGCTTCCGCCAGACGAATATTGCGTGGGATCACCGTCTGGTAGACCAGATCGGAGAAATGCTCAGTCAACTGGCTGGATACTTCGTTGGCCAGACTGGTGCGAGGGTCGTACATGGTCCGCAGAATGCCTTCAATGCGCAGTTGCGGGTTGATGGCACCGCGAATCTGCTCGACGGTGTTGATCAGTGAGCTGATGCCCTCCAGTGCATAGTATTCACACTGCATCGGAATCAGCACGCCATCGGCGGCGGCCAGTGCATTGACGGTCAGCATGTTCAGTGAAGGTGGGCAGTCGATAAGAATGTAATCGTAGTCCTGACCCAGTTCGGTCAGTTGATGCTTGAGGCGCTTTTCTTTATCTGCCATATCCAGCAGCTCGACTTCAGCAGCAGTCAGATCAGCATTACTGGGGATCAGGTCGAACCCACCCGGAGTCTGCCGTACCCGTACTTCCGACGCTTTGGCAGTGCCGACCAGCACATCATATACGGTCATATCCAGCGCATGTTTGTCGACACCACTGCCCATGGTGGCGTTACCCTGAGGGTCAATATCCACCATCAGCACCCGACGTTTGGTTGCTGCCAATGAGGCCGCCAGGTTGACGCAGGTGGTGGTCTTGCCGACGCCACCTTTCTGGTTGGTCACAGCCAGGATTCGTGCCACGTTGAAGCTCCCTTAGATGCCCTTGGTGATGATGGAGTGGATGCTGCTACTGCCGGTCATACCGTTGCCTGCTGCATAACCAGCAGGTGACGTTCGCCATCGCAGTCCGGTACCAGCAGCGGATAGCTTGCCTGGATACGGATGGAGGCGGGCAAGGCGTCGATCTCGTCCTGAGGATACAGGCCCTTCATGGCCATGAAGACCCCATGATCGGCCAGTAAATGACCAGTGACATCCACCATGTCCTGCAATGACGCAAAGGCACGGGACAGAATCACATCGAACGGAACCGGCGGCTGCCAGGATTCTACACGGGTGTTCACTACAACAACATTATCGAGACCCAGCGTCAGTTTGACCTGAGTTAAAAAACGGGTGCGTTTGCCATTGCTGTCCAGCAAGGTGAACTGACGCTGGGGATTCATGATGGCCAGCGGAATACCGGGCAGACCGGCACCGGTACCGACGTCGATCAGATGCTCGCCCTGCAGGTACGGATGCACGCTGATGGAGTCCAGCAGATGGCGCCAGACCATCTCGCTGACGTCACGCACGGCGGTCAGGTTGTAGGTGCTGTTCCATTTGCGCAACAGGGCCAGATATTCCATCAGCTTATGCTGCTGCTCGTCACTGGCCGTGATCTGCATCTGCGCCAGACCTGCGCTGAGCTGCTGTTGCAGCACCTGCTCGTTTACCACCATCTTGTTTCCACGATCACTGCGTTACTGGTCCGGTCTGCATCGACCGGACACCTGATGTTAATCAATCAGCGCTCAGGCTGATTTCTGTAAAACCTGACGCTTTTTCAGATGCACCAGCAGCAGCGATACCGCAGCAGGCGTCACCCCGGGGATACGACCGGCCTGACCAATACTGCTGGGGCGTATATTTTTCAGCTTGCTGCGAATCTCGTTGGACAGACCACCGATCTGATCATAGTCCATGTCCTGTGGCAGCGGCATGTTCTCGCTACGGCGCAGACGTTCGATTTCTTCCAGCTGGCGATCAATATACCCCGCGTACTTGATCTCGATCTCGACCTGCTCGGCCACCTGCTCATCGCTGACGCCGTCGCCCGTCGCCTGCATGACCTTGGCATAATCCAGCTCAGGCCGCCTGATCAGCTCTTCCAGCGAGTTCTGCCGGCTCATCGGTTGCCCCATCAGCGGTTCCAGCTGCTGGGCCACGTCACTGTTGGGCTGGATCCACACATCTTTCAGGCGCTGACGCTCCAGCTCGATGGCTTCACGTTTGGCACAAAAGGCCTGCCAGCGCTCCTCACCAACCACGCCCAGCTGATAGCCGATCTCGGTCAGACGCAAATCAGCATTGTCCTCACGCAGAATCAGCCGGTACTCGGCGCGTGAGGTAAACATCCGGTAGGGCTCGCTGGTGCCCTGAGTTATCAGGTCATCCACCAGTACACCGACATAGGCTTCGTCACGTCGCGGTGACCAGCTGTCCTTGCCCTGCGCTCGCAGCGCTGCGTTGATACCCGCAAGCAAGCCCTGTGCACCGGCCTCTTCGTAACCGGTCGTACCATTGATCTGACCAGCAAAGAACAGGCCATTGATCACCTTGGTTTCCAGGCTGGCCTGCAGGTCCTGCGGATTGAAGAAGTCGTACTCGATGGCATAGCCAGGGCGCACGATATGGGCGTTTTCCATGCCACGGATGGAGTTGACGATCTGCAGCTGCACGTCGAAGGGCAGACTGGTGGAAATACCGTTGGGATACAGCTCGTGTGTCGTCAGCCCCTCGGGCTCAATAAAGACCTGATGGCCATCACGGTCAGCAAAACGCACCACCTTGTCCTCGATAGACGGACAGTAGCGCGGGCCGACACCTTCGATCACACCGGCATACATCGGTGAACGATCCAGATTGGCGCGGATGATGTCGTGGGTGCGCTCGTTGGTATGGGTAATGAAACAGTTGATCTGGCGCGGATGCTGGCTGACGTTGCCCAGATAAGACATCACCGGTGTGGGCGTATCCCCGGGCTGCACTCCCATGACGCTGAAATCAACAGTGCGGGCATCAATTCGGGGCGGTGTGCCGGTTTTCAGACGGTCAACGCGCAGCGGCAGCTCACGCAGACGTTGTGCCAGACGGATCGAGGGCGGATCGCCCGCTCGGCCACCGCTGTAGTTTTCCAGACCGATATGGATCAGACCACCGAGGAAAGTACCTGCTGTCAGCACCACCTGCTCAGCATAGAACTTCAGCCCCATCTGGGTGACGACACCCCTGACCTGCCCGCCTTCAACGATCAGATCATCGGCCGCCTGCTGGAACAGTGTCAGGTTGGGCTGGTTCTCCAGCATATCCCGCACCGCTGCCTTGTAGAGGATGCGGTCAGCCTGTGCGCGGGTTGCCCGTACTGCGGGACCCTTGCGTGAATTGAGTACGCGGAACTGGATACCACCCAGGTCAGTAGCCCGTGCCATGGCGCCATCCAGAGCGTCAATTTCCTTCACCAGATGGCTCTTGCCGATACCACCGATGGCCGGATTACAGGACATCTGCCCCAGGGTTTCGATGTTGTGGGTCAGCAGCAGGGTTCTGACTCCCATGCGTGCTGCCGCCAGGGCCGCTTCGGTACCGGCGTGACCGCCACCGATCACGATCACATCAAAACGTTTTGGGAAATCCACCACACACCTCGTTCATCTACACCATGCACCGGTACGTCAGCAGGGGTGACGAAAGGTGCCAAGAAGGCCATGCCTTCGGAAAAGGGCGGTAAGTATACCTGCATAGCCGGCAAATCTGAATATATCCACACTGCACGCTGTGCTCATTGCTACAGTCTAAGGCTATCAGCCTTAAAGATGATAGATTTGATAGTAATGATGTGGAAAAAATCTGTTGATAACTAAATAAAATTCAATAAAAACAGATATATATATTATTAATAACTATGTTTTATATAGGTGGGGCAGCTGAAAGTACATTGGGGATAAGGCATG
This Pokkaliibacter sp. MBI-7 DNA region includes the following protein-coding sequences:
- a CDS encoding ParA family protein, encoding MARILAVTNQKGGVGKTTTCVNLAASLAATKRRVLMVDIDPQGNATMGSGVDKHALDMTVYDVLVGTAKASEVRVRQTPGGFDLIPSNADLTAAEVELLDMADKEKRLKHQLTELGQDYDYILIDCPPSLNMLTVNALAAADGVLIPMQCEYYALEGISSLINTVEQIRGAINPQLRIEGILRTMYDPRTSLANEVSSQLTEHFSDLVYQTVIPRNIRLAEAPSHGLPALLYDKQSRGAVAYLALAGELNRKQQHTQLAS
- a CDS encoding ATP synthase subunit I — its product is MNERQKARQAPVKRILISQLGLSLVLGLSLLAFDQIGALSIVLGGLICLLPNAYFAWRLFAVRGARSSRDIAKAFYKGEAGKLLITIVLFALVFSMVKPLNVLALFAGFVAVQMMNWIVPLVWRGPSTGS
- the mnmG gene encoding tRNA uridine-5-carboxymethylaminomethyl(34) synthesis enzyme MnmG, with translation MDFPKRFDVIVIGGGHAGTEAALAAARMGVRTLLLTHNIETLGQMSCNPAIGGIGKSHLVKEIDALDGAMARATDLGGIQFRVLNSRKGPAVRATRAQADRILYKAAVRDMLENQPNLTLFQQAADDLIVEGGQVRGVVTQMGLKFYAEQVVLTAGTFLGGLIHIGLENYSGGRAGDPPSIRLAQRLRELPLRVDRLKTGTPPRIDARTVDFSVMGVQPGDTPTPVMSYLGNVSQHPRQINCFITHTNERTHDIIRANLDRSPMYAGVIEGVGPRYCPSIEDKVVRFADRDGHQVFIEPEGLTTHELYPNGISTSLPFDVQLQIVNSIRGMENAHIVRPGYAIEYDFFNPQDLQASLETKVINGLFFAGQINGTTGYEEAGAQGLLAGINAALRAQGKDSWSPRRDEAYVGVLVDDLITQGTSEPYRMFTSRAEYRLILREDNADLRLTEIGYQLGVVGEERWQAFCAKREAIELERQRLKDVWIQPNSDVAQQLEPLMGQPMSRQNSLEELIRRPELDYAKVMQATGDGVSDEQVAEQVEIEIKYAGYIDRQLEEIERLRRSENMPLPQDMDYDQIGGLSNEIRSKLKNIRPSSIGQAGRIPGVTPAAVSLLLVHLKKRQVLQKSA
- a CDS encoding ParB/RepB/Spo0J family partition protein, with the protein product MSTKKRGLGRGLDALLGAGRQPVSVSSIDEPTIESWLSEPQGGDSEEQTEPSAVPTLRFLDVALIIPGMAQPRQVIEPESLEQLAASIRQQGVMQPVVVRPQGDKFELIAGERRWRASQLAGLDKVPALVRQVSDADALVLALVENIQREDLNPLEQARALQRLQESSQLTQQEVADIVGKSRSAVANLLRLLSLEDSVKLRLEHGDLEMGHARALLALTSADQMMAAEEVVARGLSVRQTEALVRKLLTPVPEQAAKMTAAEPWIESHQSRLQRLFGDSVSIRHSARGSGKLIIEYKDVEQLEKILNQVAPE
- the rsmG gene encoding 16S rRNA (guanine(527)-N(7))-methyltransferase RsmG, with translation MVVNEQVLQQQLSAGLAQMQITASDEQQHKLMEYLALLRKWNSTYNLTAVRDVSEMVWRHLLDSISVHPYLQGEHLIDVGTGAGLPGIPLAIMNPQRQFTLLDSNGKRTRFLTQVKLTLGLDNVVVVNTRVESWQPPVPFDVILSRAFASLQDMVDVTGHLLADHGVFMAMKGLYPQDEIDALPASIRIQASYPLLVPDCDGERHLLVMQQATV